One Micromonospora sp. WMMD1120 genomic region harbors:
- a CDS encoding TIGR03960 family B12-binding radical SAM protein, giving the protein MSALSPTSSVPVTHSVWSQLEPLLPQVSKPIQYVGGELGAVTKDWDSATVRWALMYPDAYEVGLPNQGVQILYEVLNELPDTLAERTYAVWPDLEQLMRTHGVPQFTVDAHRAVRGFDVFGISFSTELGYTNMLTAIDLAGIPMLAVDRTDADPVIVAGGHAAFNPEPIADFIDAAVLGDGEEAVLEITAIVREWKAEGSPGGRDELLLRLARTESVYVPRFYDVDYLPDGRIQRVVPNRADVPFRVHKRTTMDLDAWPYPKKPLVPLAETVHERYAVEIFRGCTRGCRFCQAGMITRPVRERSITTVGQMVREGLEFSGFSEVGLLSLSSADHSEIGDMCSGLAQQYEGTNVSLSLPSTRVDAFNIDLAQELSRNGRRTGLTFAPEGGSERIRKVINKMVSKEDLIRTVVTAYTNGWRQVKLYFMCGLPTETDEDVLEIAEMAHEVIRAGRAATGSKDIRCTVSIGGFVPKPHTPFQWAAMDRPEVIDHRLKLLKQAINSDRSLGRAIGYRYHDGEPSLIEGLLSRGDRRIGAVIRRVWENGGRFDGWSEHFSYQRWVDAAAETLPAFGVDLDWFTTRERDELEVLPWDHLDSGLDKDWLWQDWQDSMSEFEQDDCRWTPCFDCGVCPSMDTEIQIGPTGRKLLPLTPLGGNGMKVPSA; this is encoded by the coding sequence ATGAGTGCCCTGTCCCCGACGTCGAGCGTGCCCGTGACCCATTCCGTGTGGTCCCAGCTCGAGCCGCTGCTGCCCCAGGTCTCCAAGCCCATCCAGTACGTCGGGGGCGAGCTGGGCGCGGTGACGAAGGACTGGGACTCGGCGACCGTGCGGTGGGCGCTGATGTACCCGGACGCCTACGAGGTCGGGCTGCCCAACCAGGGCGTGCAGATCCTCTACGAGGTGCTCAACGAGCTGCCCGACACGCTCGCCGAGCGGACGTACGCGGTCTGGCCGGACCTGGAGCAGCTGATGCGCACGCACGGCGTGCCGCAGTTCACCGTCGACGCGCACCGGGCGGTCCGCGGGTTCGACGTGTTCGGCATCTCCTTCTCCACCGAGCTGGGCTACACCAACATGCTCACCGCGATCGACCTGGCCGGCATCCCGATGCTGGCCGTCGACCGCACCGACGCCGACCCGGTGATCGTGGCCGGTGGGCACGCCGCGTTCAACCCGGAGCCGATCGCGGACTTCATCGACGCGGCGGTGCTCGGCGACGGCGAGGAGGCGGTCCTCGAGATCACCGCCATCGTCCGGGAGTGGAAGGCCGAGGGCTCGCCGGGGGGCCGCGACGAGCTGCTGCTGCGGCTGGCCCGCACCGAGAGCGTCTACGTGCCGCGCTTCTACGACGTCGACTACCTGCCGGACGGGCGGATCCAGCGGGTCGTGCCGAACCGGGCGGACGTGCCGTTCCGGGTGCACAAGCGCACGACGATGGACCTGGACGCCTGGCCGTACCCGAAGAAGCCCCTGGTGCCGCTGGCCGAGACGGTCCACGAGCGGTACGCGGTGGAGATCTTCCGGGGCTGCACCCGGGGTTGCCGGTTCTGCCAGGCGGGCATGATCACTCGCCCGGTGCGGGAGCGGTCGATCACCACGGTCGGGCAGATGGTCCGCGAGGGCCTGGAGTTCTCGGGGTTCTCCGAGGTCGGTCTGCTGTCGCTCTCGTCGGCCGACCACTCGGAGATCGGTGACATGTGCTCGGGCCTGGCCCAGCAGTACGAGGGCACCAACGTCTCGCTGTCGCTGCCGTCGACCCGGGTGGACGCCTTCAACATCGACCTCGCCCAGGAGCTGTCCCGTAACGGTCGGCGCACCGGCCTGACCTTCGCCCCGGAGGGCGGGTCGGAGCGGATCCGCAAGGTCATCAACAAGATGGTGTCGAAGGAAGACCTGATCCGCACCGTCGTCACCGCGTACACCAACGGCTGGCGGCAGGTGAAGCTCTACTTCATGTGTGGCCTGCCCACCGAGACCGACGAGGACGTCCTCGAGATCGCGGAGATGGCCCACGAGGTGATTCGCGCCGGCCGGGCCGCCACCGGCTCCAAGGACATCCGCTGCACGGTCTCCATCGGCGGGTTCGTGCCGAAGCCGCACACCCCGTTCCAGTGGGCCGCGATGGATCGTCCGGAGGTCATCGACCACCGACTCAAGCTCCTCAAGCAGGCCATCAACTCGGACCGTTCGCTGGGTCGGGCCATCGGCTACCGCTACCACGACGGCGAGCCCTCGCTCATCGAGGGACTGCTCTCCCGGGGTGATCGTCGGATCGGCGCGGTGATCCGCAGGGTGTGGGAGAACGGCGGCCGGTTCGACGGCTGGAGCGAGCACTTCTCCTACCAGCGGTGGGTCGACGCGGCGGCCGAGACGCTGCCCGCGTTCGGGGTGGACCTCGACTGGTTCACCACCCGGGAGCGCGACGAGCTGGAGGTCCTGCCCTGGGACCACCTCGACTCGGGCCTCGACAAGGACTGGCTCTGGCAGGACTGGCAGGACTCGATGAGCGAATTCGAGCAGGACGACTGCCGGTGGACGCCCTGCTTCGACTGCGGCGTCTGCCCCTCGATGGACACCGAGATCCAGATCGGCCCCACCGGCAGGAAGCTGCTGCCACTCACCCCGCTCGGCGGCAACGGCATGAAGGTGCCGTCCGCCTGA
- a CDS encoding acyltransferase: protein MRSLRYDDFQAMRRFPALDGLRALAAVMVIAFHYGGPSWKWLTGWIGVHLFFVLSGFLITTLLLREEHRYGKVSLRAFYLRRFFRILPVYFLVLLLYWVLARINGTAESIERGMKYYLLFLNELLAPNAPFLHSWTIGIEQKFYLFWPAIAFVAVAAVFRRRLLVTLCLLVLFIAMIPPDIAWLSWPIHYVAILLGCLTAVVMHNPRGFALVRPLTHPVVATVVILGFVVVQVCVQFWPTRFGQEALIGSYAAATAVLLPALLSRSPLARGLGLRPLVFVGERSYSLYLIQSLAARAAAGLVPGAGRRSTALFLVTTVLGLIIADVFYRWIELPMIEVGRRLAARVSRPGPRDGDRTTPAPAEAPVEDVQIPRPREVLPDTVPAARG from the coding sequence GTGCGTTCGCTTCGGTACGACGATTTCCAGGCAATGCGTCGATTCCCCGCCCTGGACGGGCTGCGGGCACTTGCCGCTGTCATGGTCATCGCCTTCCACTACGGTGGCCCGTCCTGGAAATGGCTGACCGGCTGGATCGGCGTACACCTGTTCTTCGTGCTCTCCGGCTTCCTGATCACGACGCTGCTGCTGCGCGAGGAGCACCGCTACGGCAAGGTCTCGCTCCGCGCCTTCTACCTGCGGCGGTTCTTCCGGATTCTGCCGGTCTACTTCCTGGTGCTCCTCCTCTACTGGGTGTTGGCCCGGATCAACGGCACCGCCGAGTCGATCGAGCGGGGCATGAAGTACTACCTGCTGTTCCTCAACGAGCTGCTGGCCCCGAACGCGCCCTTCCTGCACTCCTGGACGATCGGCATCGAGCAGAAGTTCTACCTGTTCTGGCCGGCCATCGCCTTCGTGGCGGTCGCCGCCGTGTTCCGCCGCCGCCTGCTCGTGACGCTCTGCCTGCTGGTGCTCTTCATCGCGATGATCCCGCCGGACATCGCCTGGTTGAGCTGGCCGATCCACTACGTGGCGATCCTGCTCGGCTGCCTGACCGCGGTCGTCATGCACAACCCGCGGGGCTTCGCCCTGGTCCGGCCACTGACCCACCCGGTGGTCGCCACCGTCGTGATCCTGGGGTTCGTCGTGGTCCAGGTGTGTGTGCAGTTCTGGCCCACCCGCTTCGGCCAGGAGGCGTTGATCGGCAGTTACGCCGCCGCGACGGCGGTGCTGCTGCCGGCCCTGCTCTCCCGCAGCCCACTCGCCCGTGGGCTGGGGCTGCGGCCACTGGTCTTCGTCGGCGAACGCTCGTACTCGCTCTATCTGATCCAGTCCCTGGCGGCGCGGGCGGCGGCCGGGCTGGTGCCCGGGGCCGGACGTCGCAGTACCGCGCTCTTCCTGGTCACCACTGTGCTCGGCCTGATCATCGCGGACGTGTTCTACCGGTGGATCGAGCTGCCCATGATCGAGGTGGGTCGCCGGCTGGCCGCCCGGGTGAGCCGCCCCGGCCCGCGCGACGGCGACCGGACAACACCGGCCCCGGCGGAGGCGCCCGTCGAGGACGTGCAGATCCCCCGTCCCCGCGAGGTGCTGCCGGACACCGTGCCGGCCGCCCGCGGCTGA
- a CDS encoding TIGR03936 family radical SAM-associated protein, whose amino-acid sequence MRYAKRGPLRFTSHRDFARAFERALRRAAVPIAFSQGFTPHPKISYASAAPTGVASEAEYLEIGLQSPVDPEALRAALDAALSPGLDVLDAVIAEGGSLPDRIEASHWHIELPEVDPAVARAAVDAFVAADEVLVERMTKQGRRTFDARAAVISIDVSAPAPTPSGAPVVPCAILELVVRQVTPSVRPDDVLSGLRVVADLEPPVAPRVTRLAQGTLTAQGAIVDPLDADRGGAAIVGH is encoded by the coding sequence ATCCGGTACGCCAAGCGCGGCCCGCTGCGATTCACCTCGCACCGGGACTTCGCCCGGGCGTTCGAGCGCGCGCTGCGCCGGGCCGCTGTGCCGATCGCCTTCTCCCAGGGTTTCACCCCGCACCCGAAGATCTCCTACGCCAGCGCCGCACCCACCGGGGTGGCGAGCGAGGCGGAATACCTGGAGATCGGTCTTCAGTCGCCGGTCGACCCGGAGGCGCTGCGTGCCGCGTTGGACGCCGCGCTCTCGCCCGGGCTGGACGTGCTGGACGCGGTGATCGCCGAGGGGGGCAGTCTGCCGGACCGGATCGAGGCGTCGCACTGGCACATCGAGTTGCCGGAGGTCGACCCGGCCGTGGCGCGCGCCGCCGTGGACGCGTTCGTGGCGGCCGACGAGGTGTTGGTCGAGCGGATGACCAAGCAGGGCCGACGGACCTTCGACGCCCGTGCAGCAGTGATATCGATCGATGTGTCGGCGCCTGCGCCGACGCCTTCCGGGGCGCCGGTCGTACCGTGTGCGATACTCGAACTGGTCGTGCGGCAGGTCACCCCGTCCGTACGGCCCGATGACGTCCTTTCCGGCCTCCGCGTGGTGGCCGACCTGGAGCCGCCGGTTGCGCCGAGGGTGACCCGGCTGGCTCAGGGCACGTTGACCGCGCAGGGTGCGATCGTGGATCCGTTGGATGCGGACCGCGGCGGGGCAGCCATCGTTGGGCACTGA
- the ileS gene encoding isoleucine--tRNA ligase: MAYPLHDPTAAGVPASPDLPAVERRVLEHWTADKTFEASVEARPAGTDGKNEYVFYDGPPFANGLPHYGHLFTGYVKDVVPRYQTMRGRHVERRFGWDCHGLPAEVVAEKQLGITSKAEIIDLGVARFNEACRTSVLEFTQDWERYINRQARWVDFTNDYKTLDLDYMESVMWAFKTLHDKGLIYEGFRVLAYCWRCETPLSNTETRMDDVYRDRHDPTLTVWFGLTADESAPELVRGPVRLGVWTTTPWTLPSNLALAVGPDIEYAVLDRDGERFVVGAARLGAYAKELEGYELLGTVYGRDLVGRRYTPLFDFLVEQAGENAYQVLGAEFVTTEDGTGIVHLAPAFGEDDQNVCNAAGIPTIVTVDDHTRFTALVPPYQGEQVFDVNKPVIRELKERGVVLRQDTYTHSYPHCWRCDTPLVYKAVSSWFVAVTQFRDRMVELNQEINWTPGHIKDGSFGKWLANARDWSISRNRFWGSPIPVWKSDDPNYPRLDVYGSLADIERDFGVRLTDLHRPAVDDLVRPNPDDPTGRSMMRRVPEVLDCWFESGSMPFAQVHYPFENADWFEHHYPGDFIVEYIGQTRGWFYTMHVLATALFDRPAFRNCLSHGILLGSDGRKMSKSLRNYPDVYHVFDSYGSDAMRWMLMSSPVLRGGDMAVTETLIRDAVRQVLLPLWNVWYFFTLYANADGYQARRRTDSTHLLDRYVLAKTNELVSTVGAQMDAYDISGACATVRSYLDALTNWYVRRSRDRFWSGDVDAFDTLSTVLETLCRVVAPLAPLTAEEIWRGLTGERSVHLTDWPSAEEFPADHDLVAAMDNVRAVASAALSLRKAKGLRVRLPLSTLTVASPAAEQLRPFADLVADEVNVKAVEFSAELSAYCEQVLTVVPRVLGPRVGKQVQQVIKAVKAGDWELVDGAPVAAGVTLAEGEYELRLVAADAEHSAPLPGGEGVVVLDTDVTPELAAEGLARDVVRVVQQARRDADLDVSDRIVVSVSASEEVRAAVNAFADFVSREVLADSVDFADGLDGFAGEVGEGERVTVTVRRS, translated from the coding sequence ATGGCCTATCCGTTGCACGACCCGACCGCCGCCGGCGTGCCGGCGAGCCCGGACCTGCCCGCGGTCGAGCGCCGGGTGCTGGAGCACTGGACGGCCGACAAGACCTTCGAGGCCAGCGTCGAGGCCCGTCCCGCCGGCACCGACGGCAAGAACGAGTACGTCTTCTACGACGGCCCGCCGTTCGCCAACGGCCTGCCGCACTACGGCCACCTCTTCACCGGGTACGTCAAGGACGTGGTGCCGCGCTACCAGACCATGCGCGGGCGGCACGTCGAGCGGCGCTTCGGGTGGGACTGCCACGGCCTGCCCGCCGAGGTGGTGGCCGAGAAGCAGCTCGGCATCACCAGCAAGGCGGAGATCATCGACCTGGGCGTGGCCCGGTTCAACGAGGCCTGCCGTACGTCGGTGCTGGAGTTCACCCAGGACTGGGAGCGGTACATCAACCGGCAGGCCCGCTGGGTCGACTTCACCAACGACTACAAGACCCTCGACCTGGACTACATGGAAAGCGTCATGTGGGCCTTCAAGACCCTGCACGACAAGGGTCTGATCTACGAGGGCTTCCGGGTGCTGGCGTACTGCTGGCGGTGTGAGACGCCGCTGTCGAACACCGAGACCCGGATGGACGACGTCTACCGGGACCGGCACGACCCGACGCTGACCGTGTGGTTCGGGCTGACCGCCGACGAGTCCGCGCCGGAGCTGGTGCGCGGGCCGGTCCGGCTCGGCGTCTGGACGACCACGCCGTGGACGCTGCCGTCGAACCTGGCGCTCGCCGTCGGCCCGGACATCGAGTACGCGGTGCTCGACCGGGACGGGGAGCGGTTCGTCGTGGGCGCCGCGCGACTCGGCGCGTACGCCAAGGAGCTGGAGGGGTACGAGCTTCTCGGCACCGTGTACGGCCGGGACCTGGTCGGACGCCGCTACACGCCACTGTTCGACTTCCTGGTCGAGCAGGCCGGCGAGAACGCGTACCAGGTGCTCGGCGCGGAGTTCGTCACCACCGAGGACGGCACCGGGATCGTGCACCTCGCCCCGGCCTTCGGCGAGGACGACCAGAACGTCTGCAACGCCGCCGGGATCCCCACCATCGTCACCGTGGACGACCACACCCGGTTCACCGCGCTGGTCCCGCCGTACCAGGGTGAGCAGGTCTTCGACGTCAACAAGCCGGTGATCAGGGAGCTGAAGGAGCGGGGGGTGGTGCTGCGGCAGGACACCTACACCCACTCGTACCCGCACTGCTGGCGCTGCGACACCCCACTGGTCTACAAGGCGGTGTCGTCGTGGTTCGTCGCGGTGACCCAGTTCCGGGACCGGATGGTCGAGCTGAACCAGGAGATCAACTGGACTCCCGGCCACATCAAGGACGGCTCGTTCGGCAAGTGGCTCGCGAACGCCCGGGACTGGTCGATCAGCCGGAACCGGTTCTGGGGCTCGCCGATCCCGGTGTGGAAGTCCGACGACCCGAACTACCCGCGCCTGGACGTCTACGGCTCGCTCGCCGACATCGAGCGGGACTTCGGGGTACGCCTGACGGACCTGCACCGGCCGGCGGTGGACGACCTTGTCCGCCCCAACCCGGACGACCCCACCGGTCGGTCGATGATGCGTCGGGTGCCAGAGGTGCTGGACTGCTGGTTCGAGTCCGGGTCGATGCCGTTCGCCCAGGTGCACTACCCGTTCGAGAACGCCGACTGGTTCGAGCACCACTACCCGGGTGACTTCATCGTCGAGTACATCGGGCAGACCCGCGGCTGGTTCTACACCATGCACGTGCTGGCCACCGCGCTGTTCGACAGGCCGGCGTTCCGCAACTGCCTGAGCCACGGCATCCTGCTCGGCTCGGACGGGCGCAAGATGTCCAAGAGCCTGCGCAACTACCCGGACGTCTACCACGTCTTCGACTCGTACGGGTCGGACGCGATGCGCTGGATGCTGATGTCCTCGCCGGTGCTGCGCGGGGGCGACATGGCGGTCACCGAGACGCTGATCCGCGACGCGGTCCGGCAGGTGCTGCTGCCGCTGTGGAACGTCTGGTACTTCTTCACGCTCTACGCCAACGCCGACGGCTACCAGGCGCGGCGTCGGACGGACTCGACGCACCTGCTCGACAGGTACGTGCTGGCCAAGACGAACGAGCTGGTGTCGACTGTCGGCGCGCAGATGGACGCGTACGACATCTCGGGCGCCTGTGCCACGGTCCGTTCCTACCTGGACGCGCTGACCAACTGGTACGTCCGCCGGTCCCGGGACCGGTTCTGGTCCGGTGACGTCGACGCGTTCGACACGTTGTCGACGGTGCTGGAGACGCTCTGCCGGGTGGTGGCGCCGCTGGCGCCGCTGACCGCCGAGGAGATCTGGCGCGGGCTCACGGGGGAGCGGTCGGTGCACCTGACCGACTGGCCCTCGGCGGAGGAGTTCCCCGCCGACCACGATCTCGTGGCCGCGATGGACAACGTGCGGGCGGTCGCCTCGGCGGCGCTGTCGCTGCGCAAGGCCAAGGGGCTGCGGGTGCGCCTGCCGCTGTCGACGCTGACAGTGGCCTCACCGGCGGCGGAGCAGCTGCGGCCGTTCGCCGACCTGGTCGCCGACGAGGTCAACGTGAAGGCCGTGGAGTTCAGCGCGGAGCTGTCGGCGTACTGCGAGCAGGTGTTGACTGTGGTGCCCCGGGTGCTCGGCCCCCGGGTCGGCAAGCAGGTGCAGCAGGTGATCAAGGCGGTCAAGGCGGGTGACTGGGAGCTGGTCGACGGCGCCCCGGTGGCCGCCGGCGTCACCCTCGCCGAGGGGGAGTACGAGCTGCGCCTGGTCGCCGCCGACGCCGAGCACTCCGCGCCGCTGCCCGGCGGTGAGGGCGTGGTGGTGCTGGACACGGACGTCACCCCGGAGCTGGCGGCCGAAGGGCTGGCCCGTGACGTGGTGCGGGTGGTGCAGCAGGCCCGCCGGGACGCCGACCTCGACGTCTCGGACCGGATCGTGGTGTCGGTCTCCGCCTCCGAGGAGGTGCGTGCGGCGGTGAACGCGTTCGCGGACTTCGTCTCCCGCGAGGTGCTCGCCGACTCGGTGGACTTCGCCGACGGCCTCGACGGCTTCGCCGGCGAGGTGGGCGAGGGCGAGCGGGTGACGGTCACCGTCCGCCGGTCGTAG
- the mycP gene encoding type VII secretion-associated serine protease mycosin has product MRVNVGTLRPVVACLLAGFLVVGAAQPAAAAPRRAEQWYLDELRIDQAHEISTGRGVVVAVLDTGVEATHPDLRGQVLAGGRSYGASGDGRSDENGHGTHMAGIIAAKASRDGVDGIAPGAKILPIKLRKGSEPHSDAAVALGIRMAVDGGAKVINMSVGSKGPTSPDEASAIAYALDRDVVLVASAGNTADGDVAVVSPANTPGVIAVTGTTRGGSFWSGSARGPEAVVAAPGDGIYNITNEKGYGWGDGTSDSTAIVSGLAALIRAKYPDLNAPGVINRIIRTARDAGPAGRDPQYGFGVIDPVRALTANVPAVTVNPLLDATAATEPGPARTGGADEEFDVTQHGDRGGPTDQQVMVVVIGVAVVLVLLLGLAVFLIWNRRRYRREAARAADVPDHLLDQATSDAHPSYAPPSGYAPPSGYAPPPGYGPPPGYGPQGGPPPAPPRER; this is encoded by the coding sequence ATGAGGGTGAACGTCGGAACGCTCCGGCCGGTGGTCGCCTGCCTGCTGGCCGGCTTCCTGGTGGTCGGGGCCGCCCAACCGGCGGCTGCCGCGCCCCGGCGCGCCGAGCAGTGGTATCTGGACGAGCTGCGGATCGACCAGGCGCACGAGATCTCCACCGGGCGGGGTGTGGTCGTCGCCGTGCTCGACACCGGCGTCGAGGCCACCCACCCTGACCTGCGTGGTCAGGTGCTGGCGGGTGGGCGCAGCTACGGCGCGTCCGGTGACGGCCGCTCCGACGAGAACGGGCACGGCACGCACATGGCCGGCATCATCGCGGCGAAGGCGAGCCGGGACGGGGTGGACGGCATCGCTCCCGGGGCGAAGATCCTGCCCATCAAGCTGCGCAAGGGCAGCGAGCCGCACAGCGACGCGGCGGTGGCGCTCGGCATCCGGATGGCTGTCGACGGCGGCGCCAAGGTGATCAACATGTCCGTCGGGAGCAAGGGCCCCACCAGCCCGGACGAGGCGAGCGCGATCGCGTACGCACTGGACCGTGACGTCGTCCTGGTCGCCTCGGCCGGCAACACGGCCGACGGTGACGTCGCCGTCGTCAGCCCGGCCAACACACCCGGGGTGATCGCGGTGACCGGGACGACCAGGGGCGGCTCGTTCTGGTCCGGATCGGCCCGAGGGCCGGAGGCGGTGGTCGCCGCTCCCGGTGACGGCATCTACAACATCACCAACGAGAAGGGCTACGGCTGGGGCGACGGCACCTCCGACTCCACCGCTATCGTCTCCGGTCTCGCCGCGCTGATCCGGGCGAAGTATCCGGATCTCAACGCTCCGGGCGTGATCAACCGGATCATCCGGACCGCACGGGACGCCGGCCCTGCCGGCCGGGACCCGCAGTACGGCTTCGGGGTGATCGACCCGGTACGGGCGCTCACCGCCAACGTGCCGGCGGTCACTGTCAACCCGCTGCTCGACGCGACCGCGGCGACCGAGCCGGGCCCGGCCCGTACCGGGGGCGCGGACGAGGAGTTCGACGTCACCCAGCACGGTGATCGCGGCGGTCCGACCGACCAGCAGGTCATGGTCGTGGTCATCGGTGTCGCCGTGGTGCTGGTGTTGCTGCTGGGTCTGGCGGTCTTCCTGATCTGGAACCGCCGTCGGTACCGGCGGGAGGCGGCCCGCGCCGCAGACGTGCCGGACCATCTTCTCGATCAGGCGACCTCCGACGCCCACCCGTCGTACGCGCCGCCATCGGGCTACGCCCCGCCCTCCGGCTACGCCCCGCCTCCCGGGTATGGGCCGCCTCCCGGGTACGGGCCGCAGGGTGGTCCGCCGCCCGCCCCGCCACGGGAGCGGTAA
- the sigJ gene encoding RNA polymerase sigma factor SigJ, producing MTTGAAEAAGALQAHRPMLLGLAYRLLGSRHDAEDVLQEAYLRWLGVDRAAVGEPRRYLSRIVTRLALDRLRARQAARETYVGTWLPEPVPTEPSPFGPLDRVELRDSLSTALLHVLERLTPPERAVYVLHTAFDLPYAEIADILGRSADDCRQLHHRATERVRREQRRFTATRPERERLLKAFLAAARDGDLATLTGLVAADAVAWNDGGGRVRAAINPVTGPDRIARFYAGVYGPRHRVTIDPIELNGEPGVVITRANGSPYTLTIAAADGRITGIYVVGNPAKLPPLD from the coding sequence GTGACCACCGGGGCGGCAGAGGCGGCCGGTGCGCTCCAGGCGCACCGGCCGATGCTGCTCGGGCTCGCGTACCGCCTGCTCGGCAGCCGACACGACGCGGAGGACGTGCTCCAGGAGGCGTACCTGCGCTGGCTCGGCGTGGACCGCGCGGCGGTCGGCGAGCCGCGCCGCTACCTGTCCCGGATCGTCACCCGCCTGGCCCTGGACCGGTTACGCGCCCGGCAGGCGGCCCGCGAGACGTACGTCGGCACGTGGCTCCCCGAGCCGGTGCCGACCGAGCCCTCGCCGTTCGGACCGCTGGACCGCGTGGAGCTGCGCGACTCGCTCTCCACCGCGCTGCTGCACGTCCTGGAGCGGCTGACCCCACCGGAGCGCGCGGTGTACGTCCTGCACACCGCCTTCGACCTGCCGTACGCGGAGATCGCCGACATCCTGGGTCGCTCCGCCGACGACTGCCGGCAACTACACCACCGGGCCACCGAGCGGGTACGGCGGGAGCAGCGCCGGTTCACCGCGACCCGGCCGGAGCGGGAACGGCTGCTGAAGGCGTTCCTCGCCGCCGCCCGCGACGGTGACCTGGCGACGCTCACCGGCCTGGTCGCCGCCGACGCCGTCGCGTGGAACGACGGTGGCGGTCGGGTCCGGGCCGCGATCAACCCGGTCACCGGCCCGGATCGGATCGCCCGGTTCTACGCCGGCGTCTACGGCCCCCGCCACCGGGTGACGATTGATCCGATCGAGCTGAACGGGGAACCCGGCGTGGTGATCACCCGGGCCAACGGCAGCCCGTACACGCTGACCATCGCCGCGGCGGACGGACGGATCACCGGGATCTACGTGGTCGGCAACCCGGCGAAGCTGCCGCCGCTCGACTGA
- a CDS encoding carboxymuconolactone decarboxylase family protein has protein sequence MQRMNPTEVVPQAYQAVLGLEKYVRANVDHTVLELVKLRASMINGCAYCVDMHSREALADGEQSRRLFAVSAWQEAPFFDERERAALALTDAVTRLGEHGVPDEVWDAAAKVWSERELADLVIAIATINVWNRIGVTMRLEPPAQA, from the coding sequence GTGCAGAGGATGAACCCGACGGAGGTCGTACCGCAGGCGTACCAGGCCGTCCTGGGGCTGGAGAAGTACGTCCGCGCGAATGTCGACCACACGGTGCTGGAGCTGGTGAAGCTCCGGGCGTCGATGATCAACGGGTGCGCGTACTGCGTGGACATGCACAGTCGGGAGGCCCTCGCCGACGGCGAGCAGAGCCGGCGGCTGTTCGCCGTCTCCGCCTGGCAGGAGGCGCCGTTCTTCGACGAGCGCGAGCGGGCCGCGCTGGCCCTCACCGACGCGGTCACCCGGCTGGGTGAGCACGGGGTCCCGGACGAGGTGTGGGACGCGGCCGCAAAGGTCTGGTCGGAGCGGGAGCTGGCCGACCTCGTCATCGCTATCGCCACAATCAACGTGTGGAATCGGATCGGCGTGACGATGCGGCTGGAGCCTCCGGCGCAGGCGTGA
- a CDS encoding lysophospholipid acyltransferase family protein, with product MPLLYTIGKLTVAPTLRVAFRPTVEGLEHVPETGGAIFAGNHLSVADELFLGTVVPRHLAFWAKSEYFKGTGVKGAISKFVLTGLGAIPVERAGGRAALSAFDAAIPALKGGDLVVVYPEGTRSPDGRLYRGRTGAARLAIAAGVPIIPVGMIGTDKAQPIGARVPRPGTAKITVRFGKPLDFSGRPDDRTSLRQMTDELMSEIQKLTGQEYVPRYAPPRAHPDPTRDA from the coding sequence GTGCCCCTGCTCTACACCATCGGCAAGCTGACCGTGGCGCCCACGCTGCGGGTGGCGTTCCGCCCGACCGTGGAGGGTCTGGAACACGTGCCGGAGACCGGCGGCGCGATCTTCGCCGGCAACCACCTCTCGGTGGCCGACGAGCTGTTCCTCGGCACCGTGGTGCCCCGACACCTGGCGTTCTGGGCGAAGTCGGAGTATTTCAAGGGCACCGGCGTGAAGGGCGCGATCTCCAAGTTCGTCCTCACCGGGCTGGGCGCGATTCCGGTCGAGCGGGCCGGTGGGCGGGCCGCGCTGTCCGCGTTCGACGCGGCGATCCCGGCGCTCAAGGGCGGTGACCTGGTGGTGGTCTACCCGGAGGGCACCCGCTCCCCGGACGGCAGGCTGTACCGCGGGCGCACCGGCGCGGCCCGGCTGGCGATCGCCGCCGGGGTGCCGATCATCCCGGTCGGCATGATCGGAACGGACAAGGCGCAGCCGATCGGCGCCCGGGTGCCCCGGCCGGGCACCGCGAAGATCACTGTTCGGTTCGGCAAGCCGCTGGACTTCAGCGGGCGGCCGGACGACCGGACCTCGCTGCGGCAGATGACCGACGAGCTGATGAGTGAGATCCAGAAGCTCACCGGTCAGGAGTACGTGCCCCGCTACGCGCCGCCCCGCGCCCACCCGGACCCGACCCGCGACGCCTGA